One window of Trichomycterus rosablanca isolate fTriRos1 chromosome 2, fTriRos1.hap1, whole genome shotgun sequence genomic DNA carries:
- the srfbp1 gene encoding serum response factor-binding protein 1, which yields MPAALNLSNEVVKMRAEVKRVKVLIIRKLTRQSTALKKKKGTEADLERNQRRAARLLEEVRVLKALAPDVITKTALQSDISFEKVCQNKDTSLSERATARVAAHPDFSKKIQSIKTAVEAFKAERTGAAEKKSAKQSRDVDQEESDDDLGSDDEEESEDEESECGDDLTEQISTAEEQEAPSTAKEKSSDSTPPEVSRMRKEVKKLRVLIIRKLTQQITGLKKPTAEESERTGNQECAARLQKEVQVLRGLQPDFVTRRALEGIVDLERVFQDPESSPAERAAARIATHARFVKKLQVVRSAVDEEKAKAAKAEEKNSKEEESGKVARAEGSNSKEAESGKVARAEENNSKEAESGKVARAEENNSKEAESGKVARAEENNSKEAESGTIHGVADEEDEEDDETNLNDADDGRDDAEKRKAKDPPLKRVNIVKRPVESRSAKDKPSTTKSHLGETEKALKPPGNLKSPKTLEKPEVIQKNPSKTKESAPTPKQAAKPATKKPDNTDDEDDSESDLSDSEEEEEKEYFDDSTEERFHKQSSQSEQSDDDDDFFLGKVSKFKKKRSSSNAPSKEKNDSEKPAEGEDTTESSKASQFKMQSVFCSALSKSSGPNQKGKPGGPKPPRFQNQKHSDGKPSWFKSQDSGTDKRPFRNQGPRQTGPAGDRRGQPSKPAFDRHDNKPGKQSQQALHPSWEASRKRKEQQAQITAFQGKKIKFDLDD from the exons ATGCCAGCAGCACTAAACCTCAGCAATGAGGTTGTGAAGATGAGGGCGGAGGTGAAGCGGGTGAAGGTGCTCATCATCCGTAAGCTCACCCGCCAGAGCACAGCCCTGAAGAAGAAGAAAGGGACGGAGGCCGACCTGGAGAGGAACCAGAGGAGAGCGGCGAGGTTGCTCGAAGAGGTCCGTGTGCTGAAAGCTCTCGCGCCGGACGTAATAACCAAGACCGCTCTGCAAAGTGACATCAGCTTTGAGAAAGTGTGCCAGAATAAGGACACCAGCCTGTCGGAACGTGCGACCGCCCGCGTCGCCGCCCACCCTGACTTCAGTAAGAAAATCCAGAGCATCAAGACCGCCGTCGAGGCTTTCAAAGCCGAACGGACGGGCGCTGCTGAAAAAAAGAGCGCAAAACAATCCAGAGACGTGGATCAGGAAGAGAGTGATGACGATCTGGGTAGTGATGATGAAGAGGAATCAGAAGATGAAGAATCTGAGTGTGGTGATGATCTGACAGAGCAGATCTCCACAGCAGAAGAGCAAGAAGCTCCAAGTACAGCAAAAGAG AAATCATCAGACAGCACACCCCCAGAGGTGTCCAGAATGAGGAAGGAGGTGAAGAAACTGAGGGTGCTGATCATCCGCAAGCTCACCCAGCAGATCACCGGTCTGAAGAAGCCGACGGCTGAAGAGTCAGAACGTACAGGAAACCAGGAGTGTGCTGCACGGCTCCAGAAAGAAGTCCAAGTGCTGCGGGGACTTCAACCTGACTTTGTTACCAGAAGGGCCCTCGAGGGCATCGTGGATCTGGAAAGAGTGTTCCAGGATCCGGAATCCAGCCCGGCGGAGAGAGCCGCAGCGAGGATAGCCACACATGCGCGGTTCGTGAAGAAGCTTCAGGTTGTCCGCTCAGCAGTCGATGAGGAAAAAGCCAAGGCGGCAAAGGCTGAggaaaaaaacagcaaagaGGAGGAAAGTGGCAAGGTGGCAAGGGCTGAGGGGAGTAATAGCAAAGAGGCGGAAAGTGGCAAGGTGGCAAGGGCTGAGGAGAATAATAGCAAAGAGGCGGAAAGTGGCAAGGTGGCAAGGGCTGAGGAGAATAATAGCAAAGAGGCGGAAAGTGGCAAGGTGGCAAGGGCTGAGGAGAATAATAGCAAAGAGGCGGAAAGTGGGACGATACATGGTGTAGCTGATGAGGAAGATGAAGAGGACGATGAGACAAATTTGAATGATGCTGATGATGGAAGAGATGATGCTGAGAAAAGAAAGGCTAAAGATCCTCCCTTAAAGAGGGTGAATATTGTAAAGCGTCCAGTTGAGTCCAGATCTGCAAAAGACAAGCCATCCACCACAAAATCACATTTAGGAGAGACTGAAAAGGCTTTGAAACCCCCCGGCAATCTAAAAAGTCCTAAAACTTTAGAAAAACCTGAAGTCATCCAGAAAAATCCTTCCAAGACGAAGGAATCGGCACCGACTCCGAAACAAGCGGCCAAACCTGCGACCAAGAAGCCGGACAATACGGACGATGAAGATGACAGCGAGTCGGATTTGTCAGAttctgaggaggaggaggagaaggagtATTTCGACGACAGCACTGAGGAACGTTTCCATAAGCAGTCCTCCCAGTCGGAGCAGAGCGATGACGATGACGACTTCTTCCTCGGCAAAGTAAGCAAATTCAAGAAGAAACGCAGCTCATCTAACGCACCTAGCAAGGAGAAAAATGACTCTGAAAAACCAGCCGAAGGAGAGGACACGACAGAATCTAGTAAGGCATCTCAGTTTAAAATGCAGTCTGTCTTCTGCTCCGCTCTGTCGAAATCCAGCGGTCCCAATCAAAAAGGGAAACCAGGAGGACCAAAGCCACCGCGCTTCCAGAACCAGAAACATTCCGATGGGAAACCGTCCTGGTTTAAAAGCCAAGACTCTGGAACTGACAAAAGGCCATTTCGAAATCAAGGTCCAAGGCAGACTGGTCCAGCAGGTGACCGCAGAGGCCAGCCTTCAAAACCGGCATTTGACCGACACGATAATAAACCAGGCAAGCAGTCGCAACAGGCCCTGCATCCATCGTGGGAGGCCAGCAGGAAAAGGAAAGAACAACAAGCTCAGATCACAGCCTTCCAAGGAAAGAAGATTAAATTTGATCTGGATGATTAA